In Cryptococcus neoformans var. neoformans JEC21 chromosome 5 sequence, one genomic interval encodes:
- a CDS encoding vacuole protein, putative, whose amino-acid sequence MPEIPNSDSTLDGFVQAFVMIVVSEIGDKTFLIAAIMATRHPRMTVFAGAFASLVVMSMLSAALGRVILGLIPKLWTLWAASVLFFVFGAKMLQEAFSMASGSSHIQDEMREVEEELEEDSAVHDSHNARGTTILLESVEAGTGTRSPRVSTSRLDRSASPRPSRSGPSIHFPLSGGNNVGPLEKGRHWTMVLKEKIRTTLQMTTNPVFAQAFVLTFLGEWGDRSQITTIAMAGAHSVAVIAFGTIVGHGVCTCGAVLGGRYLSTKISVKHISLLGAAAFIIFAFLYAIEAYYYNGDLEVNW is encoded by the exons ATGCCGGAAATACCGAACTCGGACAGTACTCTCG ATGGTTTCGTCCAAGCCTTTGTGATGATCGTCGTTTCCGAGATTGGAGACAAGACTTTCCTTATCGCCGCCATTATGGCGACGAGGCATCCCCGAATGACCGTGTTCGCCGGAGCTTTCGCGAGCTTGGTGGTGATGAGCATGTTAAGTGCCGCTTTGGGACGTGTAATCTTAGGCTTAATACCTAAA CTTTGGACTCTCTGGGCTGCATCCGTCCTCTTTTTTGTATTCGGTGCCAAAATGCTTCAAGAAGCTTTCAGCATGGCATCTGGCTCATCCCACATCCAAGATGAAATGCGTGAggtcgaagaagaactggaagaagactCTGCCGTCCACGATTCTCACAATGCGCGAGGGACCACTATCCTGTTGGAATCCGTCGAAGCCGGTACTGGTACTCGAAGCCCTCGTGTATCGACTTCAAGGCTTGATCGAAGTGCTTCCCCTCGCCCTAGCAGATCAGGACCCTCAATCCACTTCCCGTTATCAGGAGGTAACAATGTCGGACCTTTGGAGAAGGGCAGGCATTGGACTATGGTgttgaaggaaaagattaGGACGACTTTGCAGATGACCACCAACCCTGTATTTGCGCAGGCATTTGTACTTACCTTCCTGGGTGAGTGGGGAGACCGAAGTCAGATTACCACTATCGCGATGGCTGGTGCTCAT AGTGTGGCCGTCATTGCTTTTGGGACAATCGTGGGTCACGGTGTATGTACTTGCGGTGCTGTCTTGGGTGGACGATATCTCTCCACAAAAATCTCCGTTAAACACA TCTCACTCCTTGGTGCCGCggctttcatcatctttgcGTTCCTCTACGCCATCGAAGCTTACTACTACAATGGTGATCTCGAAGTCAATTGGTAA
- a CDS encoding expressed protein, translated as MSYESLTDLLGGHDKQPPSARTLIDSPEVSERELDDEPSLSAPVKEKELGPDTLPIKFTFAPSDTPLGIAAPHTFMHGLFKDGNLYGPYVSNKFESSLPRILSPNSPEWNDPPAFPPRSGNPRIKGLRKLMLVDCLSHGRVWDAFRAKVQVYQTKLLFFEESVIVKTTDPSRFPAKAPLPGVFTDKEARLSIFQENMIYTDYLYDLQGEVVPGSYGLWGGRLVLGDDDDEEEDEETSCEVWVMILEDVGEEVDVTTLSEDEKHEIVSHYRELHKAGVLHGDPDPRHWRRHPAGGFRIIDFDSATVLPPGKKGRALMEDELDLVNSHLVEEDRTWYI; from the exons ATGTCATACGAAAGTCTCACGGACCTGCTTGGCGGCCATGACAAGCAACCACCCTCGGCCCGAACTTTAATAGACAGCCCTGAGGTGAGCGAGAGAGAGCTGGATGACGAACCTTCGTTGTCTGCACCTGtcaaagagaaagag CTCGGCCCAGATACTCTCCCTATCAAGTTCACGTTTGCTCCCTCCGATACTCCTCTCGGTATAGCAGCTCCACACACCTTCATGCACGGCCTCTTCAAAGATGGCAACCTATACGGCCCGTATGTCTCAAACAAATTTGAGAGCTCTCTTCCCCGAATACTATCCCCCAATTCACCGGAATGGAATGATCCGCCAGCGTTTCCTCCCCGATCAGGGAATCCACGCATCAAAGGGTTACGAAAGTTGATGTTGGTTGACTGTTTGAGCCACGGCCGAGTTTGGGATGCTTTTCGAGCGAAAGTACAAGTGTATCAAACCAAACTTTTATTCTTTGAAGAATCAGTAATAGTCAAAACCACAGACCCGTCACGGTTTCCCGCAAAAGCCCCACTCCCGGGGGTCTTCACCGACAAGGAGGCAAggctttccatcttccaggAAAATATGATCTATACCGACTATCTCTACGATTTACAAGGAGAGGTAGTTCCGGGATCATATGGGCTTTGGGGAGGGAGGCTTGTGTTgggcgatgatgacgatgaagaggaagacgaggaaacAAGTTGTGAGGTGTGGGTAATGATTCTGGAGGATGTGGGCGAAGAAGTAGACGTTACAACTTTgtcggaagatgaaaa ACACGAAATAGTATCTCATTATCGTGAACTTCACAAAGCCGGGGTTCTCCATGGCGACCCCGATCCCCGTCACTGGCGTCGCCACCCTGCTGGCGGGTTCCGAATTATTGATTTTGACTCTGCAACCGTTTTGCCTCCGGGGAAAAAGGGTCGGGcgttgatggaagatgagcttGACCTTGTCAATAGCCATCTggtagaagaagatcgGACTTGGTATATCTAA